A genomic window from Silene latifolia isolate original U9 population chromosome Y, ASM4854445v1, whole genome shotgun sequence includes:
- the LOC141632381 gene encoding uncharacterized protein LOC141632381 → IDKKACRPIPKPDFPQTLEGTKKRRFKAYWYNQYDWLEYSEQNDAAFCFVCYLFRDSTSSPGNDSFVDGGFRKWRKALERFKRHVGGVGSAHNEAKEKFEHFINQKTSIIEKVDKVSSKTKTLYKARLVYSLQCLRFLLKQGLAFRGHNEKESSNNRGNFLELLTWLAGRSESVAKIVLTNAPGNHQVTAPKIQKDLIKCCAKETTRLIVEDLDNDFFAILADESCDVSQKEQLALLNDTSSLTLMAAIKDLLDGHSLSMSNIRGQGYDGASNMRGELNGLRNLIMRNNPHAYYVHCFAHQLQLTLVAVAKENCECAKFFMHLGIVLNTIGSSCKRMEMLRDVQAKKLLEALELGEVETGKGLNQVLGLARPGDTRWGSHFKSILNLIVMFSTAIEVLEKIGLSSKCVDDRAKAQIAIDHLESFDFIFMMHLMKVIFGYTNDLCQALQRRDQDIINAMTLVDLTKVHLQIMRDDGWDNFFDTVSNFCGKHNIEVPNMDDFYAPPGRSRRFLDKVTNLHHYRAEMFMTVIDKQYQELESRFDEKSTELLKCMACLSPANLFASFNKKKLVELAEEFYPKEFSGVDIIGLTFQLDLFISDMLQDSRFHHLKTIGEVLEKLIETNKHLSYPSVCLLLKLVLILPVATASVERAFSSMTFVKNKLRNKLSDKLLNYCLVPFIEREFFVQVSDDDIINRFQNMKSRRMVLE, encoded by the exons ATCGACAAGAAGGCTTGTAGACCAATACCAAAACCAGATTTCCCTCAAACACTAGAAGGTACCAAAAAGCGTCGCTTTAAAGCTTATTGGTATAATCAATATGATTGGCTTGAGTATAGTGAGCAAAATGATGCGGCTTTCTGTTTTGTATGTTACTTGTTTAGAGATTCTACAAGTTCTCCCGGTAATGATTCATTTGTGGATGGAGGGTTTAGAAAGTGGAGAAAAGCATTAGAAAGGTTTAAGAGACATGTTGGTGGAGTTGGTAGTGCTCACAATGAAGCTAAAGAAAAATTTGAACATTTCATAAATCAAAAAACGTCTATAATAGAAAAGGTAGACAAAGTAAGTAGCAAAACCAAAACTCTTTACAAGGCTCGATTGGTATATTCTCTTCAATGTTTGAGATTTCTTTTGAAACAAGGTTTAGCATTTCGTGGCCATAATGAAAAAGAGTCTTCAAATAATAGGGGAAATTTTCTTGAGCTATTGACATGGCTTGCTGGAAGAAGTGAAAGTGTTGCTAAGATTGTTCTCACTAATGCTCCGGGTAACCACCAAGTGACGGCCCCAAAAATCCAAAAAGATCTTATCAAATGTTGTGCAAAAGAAACTACTAGGCTTATTGTTGAAGATCTTGATAATGATTTTTTTGCAATATTAGCTGATGAGTCTTGTGATGTCTCTCAAAAGGAGCAATTAGCCCTTT TAAATGATACAAGTAGTCTGACACTTATGGCTGCAATTAAGGATTTACTTGATGGACATTCATTGAGTATGTCGAATATTCGGGGTCAAGGTTATGATGGAGCAAGTAATATGAGAGGTGAGTTGAATGGTCTTAGAAACTTGATAATGAGGAATAACCCACATGCCTACTATGTTCATTGTTTTGCTCACCAACTTCAACTAACTCTTGTAGCGGTTGCTAAAGAAAATTGTGAATGCGCCAAATTTTTTATGCATCTTGGAATTGTACTTAATACAATTGGATCCTCTTGTAAGAGAATGGAGATGCTTAGAGATGTTCAAGCTAAGAAATTGTTAGAAGCATTAGAATTGGGTGAAGTTGAAACTGGAAAAGGGTTGAATCAAGTGCTTGGTTTAGCTAGACCGGGAGATACTCGATGGGGTTCTCATTTCAAATCAATCTTGAATCTTATTGTTATGTTTTCTACGGCCATTGAAGTTCTTGAGAAAATCGGTTTATCTTCAAAGTGTGTAGATGATCGTGCCAAAGCACAAATTGCaattgatcatcttgaatcatttgaCTTTATTTTCATGATGCATCTAATGAAAGTCATTTTTGGATATACTAATGATTTATGTCAAGCTTTACAAAGAAGAGACCAAGATATTATTAATGCGATGACACTTGTGGATTTGACTAAGGTTCACTTACAAATTATGAGGGATGATGGATGGGACAACTTCTTTGATACGGTAAGTAATTTTTGTGGAAAACATAATATTGAAGTGCCGAACATGGATGATTTTTATGCTCCTCCCGGAAGGTCTAGACGTTTCCTTGATAAAGTCACTAATCTTCATCATTATCGAGCTGAAATGTTTATGACTGTGATTGATAAGCAATATCAAGAACTTGAAAGCCGCTTTGATGAAAAAAGCACAGAATTGCTGAAGTGTATGGCGTGTTTGAGTCCGGCCAATTTATTTGCTTCTTTTAACAAGAAAAAATTGGTGGAACTTGCGGAGGAGTTTTATCCTAAGGAGTTTTCGGGTGTTGATATAATTGGTCTTACATTTCAACTTGATCTTTTTATTAGTGATATGCTGCAGGATTCAAGATTTCATCATTTGAAGACCATTGGCGAGGTGTTGGAGAAGCTTATTGAGACAAATAAACATCTTTCTTATCCATCTGTTTGTTTGTTGCTTAAGCTTGTCTTGATACTTCCGGTTGCAACCGCAAGTGTAGAAAGAGCATTCTCCTCAATGACATTTGTGAAGAATAAGTTAAGAAATAAATTAAGCGATAAACTTCTGAACTATTGTTTGGTTCCATTTATTGAGCGAGAATTTTTTGTACAAGTAAGTGATGATGATATCATTAATCGCTTCCAAAACATGAAATCTCGTCGAATGGTATTAGAATGA